Below is a genomic region from Culicoides brevitarsis isolate CSIRO-B50_1 chromosome 2, AGI_CSIRO_Cbre_v1, whole genome shotgun sequence.
ACTCATTATTGTCACCGATAGTCAAGTGCTTGCCATCAAATTGCATCGCTGTAACAACGAACGGATCACAAGTTGCTCCGAATGCGTCGCCCTTCAAGATCCGTATTGCGCTTGGGACAAAATCAACGGAAAATGCAAGTCATACGGAGCTCCGCGATGGAACGATGATTCCGTTTTCTACCAAAACGTTGCAACGGGACAACATGCCGCTTGTCCTTCGGGCAGAGTATCGTCAAAAGACGCAAATGCGGGCGAACAAAAGGGATATCGCGGCGATGGCGACTTCGATGGGCGTCGTCATGGCGATCAAAATAGCGGAGAAGTGATAAATATCATGcacgaaaataatttcaatggaAACGGGCCTCATATCTCGCCGGAAATCATTAATGCGCTCTATTCGGTTGAAACTCTCGTGATTGCTGTACTCTCTGGCGTGACATTTGCATTATTAGTTGGCTTCATAGCTGGTTATTTGTGCGGAAGGCGTTGTCACAAAGACGAAGATGATAATTTGCCGTATCCTGACACGGAGTACGAGTATTTTGAACAACGACAAAATGTGAATCGGtgagtttttgacatttttcatcaaattttttgaaaaatattaataaaattttaaattttcagtaattttagtATACAAGCTGAACCAAAATTGCTACCTCAAGTCGAAGAAGTGACGTATGCCGAGCCAGTTTTATTACCGAGTGCCCCGAGTCAAAGCAAAATGCAACATTCGCCGAAAAATACGTTGCGCAAACCGATGGTTGGTCATCCGCAGCATCATGGTGCCAATTCCGAGACATTATTCCAATTCCAACAACCCGATGGGTACACGCAACGCGATGCCTATCGAGGTAGAGATAATTTCGGAACTCTCAGATCACatcaagtaagattttttttaacatttttgatcgattgaaaaataaatttcatgatttttttgattttttagtcCTTACAACAAGGAGACAATTACCGCGGAGGAAGAGACGGCTTTTCAACAACACGGAGCGTAAAGAAAGTTTACCTCTGAGACGGGAATGGGGCGGCTGAAACACAACAGGGACTCATTAATCAAAACATGGTATGTTGAAAACCCATGAAAAAAGCAcctttttgtcgatttttttgtcCCTTCATGCATAtagcacaaaaaatttgttattaatcGGAGTGTAGAATTTGTTTTCGTTAATTCCAGGGTCTCAACACAACAACTTCCAACAACACCAACCAGCGCAACATCAATAATCGCAGTCTTGGTCGAATGAGAAGGCAGGTAAgttatcgaaaaattgatttcattagaaatttttttaattttgcattggggtaaattttaaaaatgtgcattgggaaaaaatttttaaatgttctttGGGTTAatgttaaaacttaattttgaaaaattttcataaatgttcaaaatgtgccttgagaaaatttttattgaaaaaaatttcaaaatttgcattgggaaaaaattcaaaatttgcattgggcaaaaatttttaaatgttctttgggttaatattttaaaacttaattttgaaataatttcataaataataaaatgtgccttgagaaaatttttattaaaaaaaatttcaaaatttgcattgggaaaaaattttaaaatttacatttggacaaaaattttgtgaaattgggtcaaaaaatacaaaatttgcattaggtcgaaaattttcaaaaaaatttgaaattttctgtatattatttttcgctaaaaaataGAGTTtctgataacttttttttatttttagccgcCCCGACATGGCGTAGCAGGACTAAATCGTCCCGAAAGTCCTCTACAACATCAACATCAACAAATACAAGCTCCATCGCAAAATCATCTCCATCATCTCAGTAATGCACCATCTGGATCTGGTTCTTCCCCCTCTGTCATGTCTAACTGTAGCAGCTCTCCGGCGCCTCCATCAAGTAGTCCCAGCCCTCAAGAAAGTCCTCAAAAGAATTGCAGCTATATTTATCGCGACTGATTACTACAACCCAGCACCCGCATCAAAAGCAGCAGCAAAACTCAATTAAATCGTCAAACGCACAAACGCAACTGCAACAAGAAGAAACAGCCCGCAGCAAGCAGCAAATCCACGAACGAACTAACGGGCTTGATCAGCAAACGATTCGTTAATTTTCGGCATGTGAGCGGCAGAAGTTTACTTTCGCGCAAATTCCTCACGTCAGGCTTCCTCAATGCCGGAAGCGGAAACAAATCTTCATCCTCCATGGACGAGCAAATGATGTCTCTCGACGCGAATTCGCTGCGTCTCTTTGCCGAAGACCCGAAAAAGTATCCGTACATGCTTGCCATCAACCCGAAAAATGCGCGCagtcaaaattttgtctttgccAAGTGCTCCGAgaacgaagacgacgacgaagaatcgttctattaacttaatttttaacttttacggACTTTTTGACGCTATAAAACgcctttttctcttttgtatCTTTAACTTAAGGTGAGAGTTCCTTTTTTCTGCATCTCATTTCATGACTTTTGAAAACCACTCAGATAGCATTACAATTTTGTattatatttaacaaaaaaaatcgaaattcgcAATTTTTTAGACAGATATtgtattattgaattttttagtttttaatttttttacaattaaaattttaaaaataagtcataatataattatatattataataagtcagtcaaaaaaatgatattaataaaataaaatattttatattccaAGCAAAAGACAGCGTCTCTTCGcacatgtacaaaaaaaaatattaattgggCCATTTATgcggtataaaaaaaatataaatattaataaataatgaatttagtagaaaaatgcagacaaattttatttattaatattaaacagaaaaaaaaaattaataaaaaaaataattataaatgaatgcaaaaatataatattaagaatttttatatgaaaatgaaaaaaaaacataaatttagaagaaaacatagatgatgaaaaaaaagcaagcaAACATTTAGATaaacatttatattattaataatgataattaattatatattacttatgtaaatttttgcaattcttaaaaaaaatgtcatgttTGTACATAAATATTGAATCATACGCGAAGAGGagatatatatattattatatataataaaatgataaaattgcggttcaaaaagtaattaataaaaattcgtagTTGATATATTCATAATAtcatatacataaaaaaaaaatattagaaagacaagatttttattatgttattattgtaattgtaaagaaaaaccaaagatattattattattatataatattatatcctatattattatgatttttaatattaaaaaatttgaataaattttcttttttatatactttaaaaaaaatattattttattatttttctaagttTTAGTTAttcaaggtaatttttattttattttaaatattgataaagaataaaaaaaaaacaaatatacgTAACAaacttaattatatataataaaaagtaaaatagtgctaaaaaagcttttaaagacttgagtttgaattatttttattttttttttattgataattttattaataaaatataaaaaaaaatattttattgaaaaaaaaaaacaaacctaagaaaaaatatgaatatttctCAGTAGTTCTTaccttataaatatatatatatataaacaatatataaaaaaaaatatatacatatatgaaaaaagttaaatttagctgaaaattattgattattatcaaaagaaaagagaaattgttatgatttttgtttgtttgtttacttttttattgcgagtcgtgtgaaaaaattaatcataaaagcctttttaagtaaaaaaaaataataaaagaacaaaaaacacaaaattttgtttaataaagtaataatatgaagatgatgatgacacgaaaaaaaataatcactcaaatttttatcattataaaataaacagtgattaattttgaaataatgatgaaacaaagaaagaaaaaaaagtaaaatatagtTAGATACAAGTGCttcttataataaaaaatacaaaaaaaatattaaaaaaataatgatattattattattaaaaaaacaacattaattattattattattacattagacttaataataattaattattaatattaataaaaattagaatagaAAAGCATTTCCAGGGAAGAtaataaagaacaaaaaatgatattaagTAATGAAATGCCGCAAactcatcaaaatatttaaatttttccttagatTAGACTTTAggcttgaaatatttaatcaacCAAACCCAATATATTATCCTcatcatatataaataaagaaaaaaaataatttattacaaaataatgcTACAGAAGGTAAACGGATTTTTGTTCGATCTTTGCTTGAATCGagaaaagcattaaaaaataatgataataaaagtaGTTGaacaacataataataaaaaataacttttttttatttaaaaatttaatttttaacgaatatcATCATATAAAAGTGTCAATTCAGTCCAATCACAGTCCCTATTttgatatcaaataaaaagattttcttaaaaatttaataatttcactttttggcAAAgaaacacgacaaaaaaaatattaatttgtaaaaaagacTGAAATATTGAATACTAGAAGTAATATTagatgaagaaaataaaaaaaaaacattttaaaatagataaaaaaaatattaataacaaaGAAAGCTTAGAAAGGTCCACAAATTACATGGGTTAGGAACATCTCGGTAGAAATTCGAATAATTTAGAtgacaaaaaagtaataaaattgtaataaatatataaatatacaaaaaaaatacacaacacacacacagtaGATGATATATATTAACATAtagataaaagtttaattcgtgatataataataaaataaaataaaaatgcttcaaagacctcttttaaatctaaaaaaaatcaacaaactctttaaaaaaaataataataaataaatataatgtaCAATTTATGTTTAGTCCCACACTTCTATATGTTagctttttcattaatttattaaaaaaatatatattacaaATAATCAATAATCTTTGCTGCCGAAGCCGACTATCGTTtctacaaacaaataaatcccgcgcgaacaaaaaatccaaaaaaaacatcttttatgtaattaattaaattagtccAAGTTTAACTATTTACCTTTAGAACATAAGtagtagaagaaaaatatttaaaaaaataaaaaaaagacagtAACGTACTTCCtatagaaaacaaaaataaatattaattttaatttttatacaaaaaaatccaatttttatttgaatttttagtagtataccaaaaatgtttaaaaaaaaaataataaaaaaaaatattcaaaccaaataaaaaaaatagatattcttcattcaaataaaaaaataaaaaaaaccttaaaatttgcaacaacatattaattattaattaattaattattatatataaaaaattaataatattaaaaattgagtaaaattcactgaaaaaaaattagaaaaatgtaatatttaaataaaaacaaaaattaacatgaataagaaagaatttaaatataaataaataaaaaaaaacgagtattaaaaaattaaatgtcgcaatttttattgacttcCAGAAAAGTTTTACAATTCGGACATTCGCCTTTAACGacatcatgaaaattattcgatGTTTTCAGATTTAACCACCATTTCAGGATGCATTCGTGATGAAAATTGATATCGCACATCAAATTATTGCAACAATAAATGGGAGTTTTATCGTTTTCATCCAAGTATTCCATGCAAATCGCGCAATTTTTGTGTTCGCTTGCAAGGAAATTTTCAGGAAATCGATCAACTTCAAGGATTTTCAACAGATTTTGGTACAAATTCGAATATCCATCGGCGTTTTCTTGCTTTAAATTCTTCTCCAAGTCGATTATTTGTTCTTGCGGTccaataaatttcactttcaaGTCTTCGTAACTGCTTGCGGTTGCAGGTTCGAAGgagattttaacgaaaattcgtTCGCGCAAGAGGAAAATCCGGTATTTGTCGCTTAAACTTTTGTGTTGAGGCTCGACGACAGTTGCTTGAAGGTCCAAGAGACGAAATCCGTTCATGAAATATGACAAACGGGCGATGTGACGCAAAAATTCTTCGGCGTACTCCGATAAAGTGTTCAAAGAGTTAAATAGAACTCCATGAGGCAATGAATGACGTTTGATTTTGTAACGAATTCCGACGTCGTCGAGTTGTAAAACGAGAAAATGCAAACAATTCTCATCGGAATCGTGAATTTCGAGTTTTACGGTGAACGATGAGTGACTTCTGTAGATCCGGAGACTTTGTGAGGGGTTTCTTGGGATAATTTCTCGAGTTGCACGAATGTCTTTGAtgagtttttcttctttttcgatgaatttttgtaacatcTTGATGCAATTGCGGTcgatttgttttgaatttgataCGTAAAGATGTCGGTTGAGTAAAAAAGGGAGGTTCGTTCGATGAGTCTTCGTCTAAAATTCGAttcaaatgagaaaaatattaaaaaccgttaattttttgcatgaattttaaggaaaaaagtaattttcaagggaaatggaataaattgaagaaaaaagtttacttttgataaatgttaaaagtttATGTTATCGTAGGTCGTAACTAAAACaagcaaataaattcaatGGATGGTTGAATAAACCAATAACTAACAATAAAACTTACCATAACATTGACTTTTGTGCATtcgagaaaaaacttttttgattgttttttacgtttttttcgtatttctgGTTCATTTGagtttaaatttgacttttaatgatcgaatttcttacctttaacgaagaaaaaaattttttttttcattgaagtaaaaaatttattgtaaaaaaatatcattaaagctttttttctgtattgaaTGATTTTTGGTGAGCTTCCAAATCcacttttatcaaaaattttaatgatttttcgtcGTATTATGTctcaaaaatgattaaaatcaggataaaagtacaaaaattcttttgaaagcCGCATTTTTGCCTTCAAAAGCAACAGAATCTCATCAAAACACAAGaaacatgaaagaaaaatgacgaaaaacttttttctctctcgcaaATTCTTTTGTTCGTTTATCAAAACTGCATCATTTATGGCCAAACACAAAAACGAGAGATaagtttaatgaaaacttttcttctaTCTGCGTTCGAAACAGTGATACGTTccattaatattcaaaactaggcaaaattttatcataaatttcccCCAAATCAGCTGTAAAATCATTCCGAACGATAAAACGGTCAATCAATTCCATGTCtcgttttcttttgtatttactATCTTCAGGCCTTATTCGTTGGCATTAGTTACCCAAAAGTGTCTGGTTTCTCCTCCCAATGACTATTATGAGGACTTACAATGCACATATAGACGAGAAAAGTAGAAAGCTGTTGGAATTTTTGGAACATTTTAACGTAAATTCCTTTGTATTGTGTTGTGTCGTctatttttacacattttgttCTGTGAGAAATTTACGTTTcgcaaattaataaaattacgatatgtttaaaaaatttaatatttttgaaaattttgaggagtatttaattttattgagttaaagatgattaaatttagacaaaaattatgcagaaaattccattttttgttaaaattccatttaaaattcacatttttatactcctcatgaatagatttttttggaatttattttcaaacattctaaattttttttaacagaaaaattattttaataaattttatggaaatttttcaaaaatctttagcaataataaaatataagaaaaatttttaaatatactttttttgtaattgattttataaaaaatttcacatttttatactcctcaaattaaaaaaattgttcaatgtcttagatttttttttgaaaattgttcgaaaatttatttttttaaaacttcttatacaattataaatttttatacaagtcaagatcatttaaaaacatttttattaaaaaaaaactttaatctcGCATGtgtctctttaaaaattttgttttgcgaaacataaatttctcacaatttttaagtcttttCTTACCCTTAATGAGTTCTTAACGAACAAGACACAAGAGAGAATTGAAGTTAATTGAGAAGCTTGTcttaaattacaaacaaattttacatcatttcaaaaatagtaattgctcttaatattttacgaaaatccTACTGCTTAAAGTTGTTTCATCTTAAATTAcgcgaaaaatattaacaagaaaaataactcacctttttcccaaaaaatttttattacttctcATCTATCATCGtcatacatgaaaaaaatttccccgtaaaaagagataaaatttttagcttaaaaccGTGAAATAGGTCACAAAACCGTCttcaatcataatttttgcatatttttttattacatttttttacaattcgtTATTTTAACATGACT
It encodes:
- the LOC134832600 gene encoding E3 ubiquitin-protein ligase Fancl, encoding MLQKFIEKEEKLIKDIRATREIIPRNPSQSLRIYRSHSSFTVKLEIHDSDENCLHFLVLQLDDVGIRYKIKRHSLPHGVLFNSLNTLSEYAEEFLRHIARLSYFMNGFRLLDLQATVVEPQHKSLSDKYRIFLLRERIFVKISFEPATASSYEDLKVKFIGPQEQIIDLEKNLKQENADGYSNLYQNLLKILEVDRFPENFLASEHKNCAICMEYLDENDKTPIYCCNNLMCDINFHHECILKWWLNLKTSNNFHDVVKGECPNCKTFLEVNKNCDI